TTTGGCACTGCTTTATGGCCTGATGAGCACTGCGTTTTGGACGGAAGCCGTAACTGTTGGGCGAGAATTGTCGTTCGTAAATAGGTGTTAATTGTTGGGTGATTGCCTGCTGAATGACTCTTTCCACTACTGTAGGGATGCCTAAAGCTCGCTTTTTGCCGTTCTCTTTGGATATCTCGACCCTACGAACGGCTTGCGGTTTATACCGCCCATTTTGTAGTGAGTCAAGCAGTTCTTCTCGATGGGATTGTAAGTAGGGCAAAAGCTTTTCCACATTCATCCCATCAACCCCGCCTGTTCCATTGTTACGCTTAACTTGTTTGTAGGCCGCATTAAGGTTGGATGGCGAGAGTATATACTCTAAAAGTTGGGCTTGTTGCCCTTGCGTTGTGTTGGTGTTTCCTTTTTCAGTCATCCATAGATATGTCTGCCCTCCAGAGCCTGATTCGGTTTCCGACCTATTTCCGCTCTGCCAGGTGTCTTGCTCCGTTTTCTGCTTTCTACCATTCATACAGTAACCTTCATTTGATGCTCACCTCTTAAGATTCGACCCTTCCCCTGCTAACTCGTAGCAGCGTACTTTGATCTCTGCTGATTTCTGACAGCAATTGTTAGCCGTGTTTCATACTGCTTGTTTCCGCACGTCTGCCAGACCTCCCGTGGTAAACCTATACACTTTCTCCCCATGTAACCGCCTTATTTACACTCCAGTATCCGGGTAGTTATTGGACTTCGATTTGTTTTGCAACCTCATCCTGCTGGATATGCCTGATAGGGTTCGTGTTCCTCGGTTCAGGGATTTGCCTCAAGCTTCCTTCTATGTTGTAAAGCAAGAGATCTGGAAGTTTTTTTAATGATTACCTTTGTGATATA
Above is a window of Solitalea lacus DNA encoding:
- the ltrA gene encoding group II intron reverse transcriptase/maturase; translation: MNGRKQKTEQDTWQSGNRSETESGSGGQTYLWMTEKGNTNTTQGQQAQLLEYILSPSNLNAAYKQVKRNNGTGGVDGMNVEKLLPYLQSHREELLDSLQNGRYKPQAVRRVEISKENGKKRALGIPTVVERVIQQAITQQLTPIYERQFSPNSYGFRPKRSAHQAIKQCQTNANDGYRYVVDMDLEKFFDTVNQSKLIEILSRTIPDGRVVSLIHKYLKAGVMIQGKFQETSMGVPQGGNLSPLLSNVMLNELDKELKERGHRFVRYADDCMVFCKSRRAAERVLVSLTNYIEQKLYLLTCPGYL